From a single Candidatus Defluviilinea gracilis genomic region:
- a CDS encoding DUF3048 C-terminal domain-containing protein, which yields MNRNAIFTPLILLAFTACHANAPQPPLPTATQTDSSPTATFTAPPTLTATPQPHRPPVQLGPNQTDFPTGVNPLTGLEVHDPSLLDLPAVLVSISNMPVTARPQAGPAFAPWIFEFYIGEGSTRFMGVFYGDNLRAIPNVTGGCKVREEVFFPTGHWIGNRIWLDENADGVQDSWEAGVGGVCVRLLDANSRNVLNETTTDSNGYFAFDHPRDDAIIQVVKPDAYQFTLQNVGDEDSDSDADAEGELKVPAGESTLPYVDAGLVLQKIPTMTASPVVTGTPPNWFFPLEPYIGPVRSGRLTYNQIGGMFPNSCLVYASAAEDIGEQLDACEIVYGVDKTTPNSALLTRARLRELAKNALNPRQPVNYSGNVFSDSILNDGRIANEIDVFYNSFTQSGWQYDPISQTYLRWTDRADQTGNLFPATDRLTGRQMAFENVIVLFAEHSRYRHNQLEILLGAGQKGVAYLFRDGQVFRIQWSTLNREYEKATGLLRPIYFVDSFNNPIPLHPGRTWIHLMTPFSSVSDQGNGAWLAQFVQPADPLDTPTP from the coding sequence ATGAATCGAAATGCCATCTTCACTCCTTTAATTCTTCTCGCGTTCACAGCGTGCCATGCCAACGCGCCGCAACCTCCATTGCCGACTGCGACACAGACGGACTCGTCCCCCACTGCGACTTTCACCGCCCCACCGACTCTGACCGCCACCCCGCAACCGCATCGTCCGCCGGTTCAACTTGGTCCAAACCAGACGGATTTTCCGACGGGCGTCAATCCGCTCACGGGGCTTGAGGTGCACGACCCGTCGTTGTTAGACCTTCCCGCAGTGTTAGTTTCCATCAGTAACATGCCCGTGACTGCCCGTCCGCAAGCGGGACCCGCGTTCGCGCCGTGGATCTTCGAGTTTTACATCGGCGAAGGCTCCACGCGATTCATGGGCGTGTTCTACGGCGACAATTTGCGCGCGATTCCCAACGTCACTGGCGGATGCAAGGTGCGCGAGGAAGTCTTCTTTCCAACAGGGCATTGGATCGGCAACCGCATCTGGCTCGATGAAAACGCGGACGGCGTGCAAGACAGTTGGGAAGCGGGAGTTGGGGGAGTCTGCGTCCGCTTGCTGGATGCGAACAGCCGAAATGTTTTAAACGAAACGACAACCGATTCAAATGGATATTTCGCCTTCGATCATCCGCGCGATGATGCGATCATCCAAGTCGTCAAACCCGATGCGTATCAATTCACTCTGCAAAATGTCGGCGATGAGGATTCTGATTCGGATGCGGACGCCGAAGGGGAGCTAAAAGTCCCCGCGGGTGAATCAACCCTCCCGTATGTTGACGCGGGGCTCGTCCTCCAAAAAATCCCAACGATGACGGCGAGTCCTGTTGTGACCGGGACTCCTCCGAATTGGTTTTTTCCGCTTGAGCCATATATCGGACCTGTGCGGTCGGGGCGACTCACGTACAACCAGATCGGCGGGATGTTTCCGAATAGTTGTCTCGTGTATGCGAGCGCAGCGGAGGACATCGGCGAGCAACTTGATGCGTGCGAGATCGTTTATGGCGTGGATAAAACCACGCCCAACAGCGCGTTGCTCACGCGCGCGCGGTTGCGCGAACTCGCAAAGAATGCGTTGAACCCGCGGCAACCTGTGAATTATTCGGGAAATGTTTTCTCCGATTCAATTCTGAACGACGGGCGTATTGCGAATGAGATCGATGTCTTCTACAATTCGTTCACGCAATCGGGCTGGCAATACGACCCGATCTCGCAAACGTATTTGCGTTGGACAGACCGAGCCGATCAAACTGGAAATCTTTTTCCCGCAACAGATCGTCTGACGGGCAGGCAAATGGCGTTTGAAAATGTGATCGTATTGTTCGCCGAACATTCGCGCTATCGTCATAATCAACTTGAGATTTTGCTCGGCGCGGGTCAAAAGGGAGTCGCGTACTTATTTCGTGATGGACAAGTTTTTAGAATCCAATGGTCAACATTGAATCGTGAATACGAGAAGGCGACAGGTTTGCTTCGTCCGATCTATTTTGTCGATTCGTTCAACAACCCCATTCCTCTCCACCCAGGCAGAACGTGGATTCATTTGATGACTCCATTTTCATCTGTGAGCGATCAAGGCAACGGCGCGTGGCTGGCGCAATTTGTTCAACCCGCCGATCCGTTGGATACGCCGACGCCGTGA
- a CDS encoding DNA alkylation repair protein, whose translation MNFYAAKLKFLFEKNANPSQAAPMKKYMRDQFEYLGIKSPQVKELLREHVKLHGMPTLEEMDEIALDLWSLPQREFQYVAMSLMERLEKKLPESSIKTLEYMITHKSWWDTVDNIAHIVGAHFRRFPDVKEKYLAKWRKSKNIWLRRTAILFQLDYKKETDFDLLRKIIRENLGSDEFFINKAIGWSLRQYAREDTKAVKRFVKETDLHPISRREAMKHLR comes from the coding sequence ATGAATTTCTATGCCGCAAAACTAAAATTCCTTTTCGAGAAAAACGCGAATCCATCCCAAGCCGCGCCGATGAAGAAGTATATGCGCGATCAGTTCGAATATTTGGGAATCAAATCTCCGCAGGTGAAGGAGTTGCTTCGGGAGCATGTGAAACTTCATGGCATGCCAACGCTTGAGGAGATGGACGAGATCGCTCTCGACTTGTGGAGCCTGCCTCAGCGCGAATTTCAATATGTTGCGATGAGTTTGATGGAGAGGCTGGAAAAGAAACTGCCCGAGTCGTCTATCAAAACGCTGGAATATATGATCACGCACAAATCATGGTGGGACACAGTGGACAACATCGCACACATCGTCGGCGCGCATTTTCGCCGCTTCCCCGATGTGAAGGAAAAATATCTCGCCAAATGGCGTAAGTCAAAAAATATCTGGCTCAGGCGCACGGCGATTCTGTTTCAACTCGACTACAAGAAAGAAACGGATTTTGATCTACTGCGCAAGATCATCCGCGAGAACCTCGGCTCGGATGAGTTCTTCATCAACAAAGCCATCGGCTGGTCATTACGCCAATACGCGCGAGAGGATACAAAGGCAGTGAAAAGGTTTGTGAAGGAAACCGACCTGCATCCCATCAGTCGGCGCGAGGCGATGAAGCATTTGAGGTAA
- a CDS encoding Ig-like domain repeat protein produces the protein MQGKSDLIHIKRKSLLYFVITVLILGIVTPVLADYLGPDRTTTTSEVDTYDYGVWARDNNKAPYCLDKKGNKADDCIVCEWKRKPGSACGDATYSYKLGTISEVVEKTINLPPAAISSSLQNCNSNNGWCNTLPTLTLNGSEPLAGYNILAVEGSLNGQTFACSGSSCDVPLSEGNNDLTFWALSSYGDSSEMGSLSAKVDAMSPNVGLDVIGSNGTNTWYVSSTTVTAIGSDSTSGLSSVLLSVNGGAWTASTTLNDGVYAVDVHAVDNAGNVSNSSTTISVDTVTPSISLNVNGAMGGNGWYSSNMQVTASASDLTSGIASLEVSADSGLYQAYTSPVSFTDGYHTIQFKATDNAGNQTETPIQEFYVDTTAPAIDLLSSWEVNKTIGYNIQDDGSGLAALRIVIEDEDEKYKKVTWDEEVSGDKFKGEITWNGKFRDGTVAPPGEYLVWIKAKDQAGNERFGLGRVIVPQPAVFSLLQPTITNNQEPLLPPQELFDEDELPIANSSLTTPPQTSFGGLTTDPKEVTQNSLLLATGTASASTSSNSNILWGATAAALIGWATATALEEKKKRKALHRASRDEAEQVKARASRDEEPSLTRQEKELAKQRKELQKIWDANGAAIYEANREYKTKHGKEMDAAARSKAIKDATRDGVFNAGAYASNLEAEQMRRDAQNEHMANKMTRFEKEEEAHWQASQKAAEEKRKAEELQAGYAAYYAAMRQGEQEAQTNWWDKAVDFAQENIVEPIQKTWNTVTTFVQDKIVEPVVIVLDERVYQPYIKPAAEKIKEVVKESAKWINEHIYQPYIKPVVDTVKNNANMAMETVQNGWASLFSLFQTHPTAAWATAGTVTLAAIAGTTYYLNCLGQPIFTPPAVSLFNLAGIGALPVAGVLTTGKKKRFHGIVVGLLLLGMLLSACGTGNVPSVPTTTPTLCPSTETPVPIPPTVPPTATTTPIPFTLPPAVYVVQPNDVCINIAVRYGITVDEFVEANNSDANPNNQIYYVPNTDPNKVICIINAGIEYIIPSISYRTPAEYVNYWQGYCIESEKDGIKSVCLSPNDSPSVMLAHTLYGEGGSSINALTSANVMQVAINRINSILRNRGIRVESLSLEQYQSLILYVISQPYDYETEDGQSGQEPAFNAFNAPYPHQNSDAIETNWDQTLQVATMLMESPAYDPSTGLLVWPNNLPVLPFEGHPEIAFSVTSYCATPTGVSLPMDEGTPVYIEYGQYSTQYYFNDGTHHDCK, from the coding sequence ATGCAAGGCAAATCTGATCTTATCCATATCAAACGCAAATCGCTCTTGTATTTTGTTATAACAGTTCTGATTTTAGGAATTGTCACACCTGTCTTGGCAGATTATCTTGGACCAGATCGCACAACTACCACGAGCGAAGTGGACACGTATGATTATGGTGTGTGGGCGCGGGACAATAATAAGGCTCCATATTGCCTTGATAAAAAAGGAAATAAGGCGGACGATTGTATCGTCTGCGAGTGGAAACGCAAGCCGGGTAGCGCTTGCGGCGATGCCACCTATTCGTACAAACTCGGCACCATATCAGAAGTCGTAGAAAAGACAATCAACTTACCTCCTGCGGCCATTAGCAGTTCCCTGCAAAATTGCAACTCGAACAATGGCTGGTGTAACACTTTGCCTACGCTTACCCTGAATGGAAGCGAGCCTTTAGCGGGTTACAACATTCTCGCGGTTGAAGGCTCGTTGAACGGACAAACATTTGCCTGTTCGGGTTCTTCGTGCGATGTGCCTTTGAGCGAAGGCAACAATGATCTCACCTTTTGGGCGTTATCATCGTATGGCGACAGTTCCGAGATGGGAAGTCTCTCCGCCAAAGTGGATGCAATGTCGCCGAATGTGGGTCTGGATGTCATCGGCTCAAACGGGACGAATACCTGGTATGTTTCTTCTACAACGGTTACTGCCATTGGTTCAGACTCCACATCAGGATTATCCAGTGTCTTGTTGTCGGTCAATGGCGGAGCATGGACAGCCTCGACCACCCTTAATGATGGAGTGTATGCCGTTGATGTGCACGCCGTAGACAATGCAGGGAATGTCTCCAACTCATCAACCACCATTTCGGTAGACACGGTCACACCTTCCATCAGCCTGAATGTAAACGGCGCGATGGGAGGCAACGGGTGGTATAGTTCCAACATGCAAGTCACAGCCAGCGCCAGCGATCTCACTTCGGGCATTGCTTCACTCGAAGTTTCCGCCGATAGCGGGCTTTATCAGGCGTACACCTCTCCTGTCTCTTTTACGGACGGCTATCACACGATCCAGTTCAAAGCGACCGATAATGCGGGGAATCAGACTGAAACTCCTATTCAGGAATTTTATGTAGACACTACAGCCCCCGCGATTGACCTTCTTTCTTCATGGGAAGTGAACAAGACTATTGGGTACAACATTCAGGATGATGGCAGCGGACTTGCGGCATTGCGTATCGTGATTGAAGATGAAGACGAGAAATACAAAAAAGTCACGTGGGATGAAGAAGTTTCAGGGGACAAGTTTAAAGGTGAGATCACATGGAATGGAAAGTTCAGGGATGGCACGGTTGCTCCGCCCGGCGAATATCTGGTGTGGATCAAAGCTAAAGACCAAGCAGGCAATGAGCGTTTCGGATTGGGCAGGGTGATTGTTCCCCAACCCGCAGTGTTCTCTTTGCTCCAGCCTACGATTACAAACAATCAGGAACCACTCCTTCCACCACAGGAATTGTTCGATGAGGATGAGTTGCCTATCGCAAACTCATCATTAACAACGCCGCCGCAAACAAGTTTTGGTGGATTAACCACAGACCCCAAAGAAGTTACTCAAAATTCCCTATTGCTGGCTACGGGTACAGCCTCTGCTTCCACCTCATCCAACTCAAACATCCTGTGGGGCGCAACCGCCGCCGCGCTCATTGGCTGGGCAACGGCTACCGCGTTGGAAGAAAAGAAGAAGCGCAAAGCGTTGCATCGAGCCAGTCGAGATGAAGCGGAGCAAGTCAAAGCCCGCGCCAGTCGAGATGAAGAGCCATCGTTGACCCGCCAAGAGAAGGAACTCGCTAAACAACGCAAAGAATTACAAAAGATATGGGACGCCAACGGCGCGGCGATCTATGAGGCGAATCGGGAATATAAAACGAAGCATGGCAAGGAAATGGATGCGGCGGCCAGAAGCAAGGCGATCAAGGATGCGACCAGAGATGGCGTCTTCAACGCCGGAGCGTATGCGTCCAATTTGGAAGCGGAGCAGATGAGGCGGGACGCGCAGAACGAACATATGGCGAACAAGATGACGCGCTTTGAGAAAGAAGAGGAAGCCCATTGGCAAGCGTCACAAAAAGCGGCAGAGGAGAAGCGGAAAGCCGAAGAGTTGCAGGCAGGCTATGCCGCCTATTATGCCGCGATGAGACAGGGTGAGCAGGAAGCACAAACCAACTGGTGGGACAAGGCAGTAGACTTCGCGCAGGAGAATATTGTTGAGCCAATTCAAAAAACATGGAACACTGTCACAACCTTTGTGCAGGACAAAATCGTTGAACCTGTCGTAATTGTTCTTGACGAAAGAGTCTATCAACCTTATATCAAACCAGCGGCGGAAAAGATCAAAGAGGTTGTCAAGGAATCGGCGAAGTGGATTAATGAACATATCTATCAACCATACATCAAGCCTGTAGTTGATACCGTAAAGAACAACGCTAACATGGCGATGGAGACAGTTCAAAATGGCTGGGCGAGTCTCTTTAGCCTGTTTCAAACTCATCCCACAGCGGCTTGGGCAACCGCAGGAACAGTGACCCTTGCCGCAATTGCAGGAACAACCTATTATCTCAATTGTTTGGGACAACCAATCTTCACTCCGCCCGCTGTCTCGCTTTTCAATCTGGCAGGTATTGGCGCCTTGCCGGTGGCAGGTGTTCTCACCACCGGAAAGAAAAAGCGATTTCACGGCATCGTGGTTGGGTTGTTGCTACTCGGCATGCTTCTCTCCGCATGTGGAACGGGAAATGTGCCGTCTGTACCAACGACCACGCCAACACTCTGCCCATCTACCGAGACACCCGTGCCTATCCCACCAACAGTTCCACCGACGGCAACAACTACACCCATACCGTTTACGTTACCACCAGCAGTATATGTTGTACAACCAAATGATGTGTGTATAAATATCGCTGTGCGATATGGAATAACTGTGGATGAGTTTGTTGAAGCCAATAATAGCGACGCTAATCCAAATAATCAAATTTATTATGTCCCCAACACAGATCCCAACAAGGTGATATGTATTATCAATGCCGGTATAGAATACATAATTCCCTCAATCTCTTACAGAACACCTGCAGAATATGTAAACTATTGGCAGGGTTATTGTATTGAGTCGGAGAAAGATGGAATAAAATCAGTATGCCTATCGCCAAATGATTCTCCATCAGTTATGCTGGCTCACACTCTATATGGCGAAGGTGGATCGAGTATTAATGCTCTTACCTCTGCAAACGTAATGCAGGTGGCGATAAACCGCATTAATTCCATTCTTCGGAACAGAGGAATAAGAGTAGAAAGTCTGTCGTTAGAACAATATCAGAGCCTGATTTTATACGTCATTTCTCAGCCTTACGACTATGAAACTGAAGACGGCCAAAGCGGGCAAGAACCAGCGTTTAATGCTTTTAATGCGCCCTACCCTCACCAAAACTCTGATGCGATAGAAACCAATTGGGATCAAACTTTACAGGTAGCCACTATGCTTATGGAATCTCCCGCTTACGATCCGTCAACAGGGCTTTTGGTTTGGCCCAACAATCTGCCAGTATTACCTTTCGAAGGTCATCCAGAGATAGCCTTTAGCGTTACATCATACTGTGCGACACCAACAGGTGTATCGCTTCCTATGGATGAGGGGACTCCAGTATATATAGAGTACGGACAATATAGTACTCAATATTACTTTAACGATGGAACTCATCATGATTGCAAATAA
- a CDS encoding group II truncated hemoglobin has product MIDSEHSLYELLGGETGVRKLVDRFYDLMDSAPEAADIRAIHPKSLKQSREKLFMFLTGWSGGPQLYIESRGHPALRMRHAPFSIGETESSQWEWCMHKALDEMDIEPAVRDYLKGHFSDATKFLRNR; this is encoded by the coding sequence ATGATCGACTCCGAACACTCCCTCTACGAACTCCTCGGCGGCGAGACGGGCGTCCGCAAACTCGTTGACCGCTTCTACGACTTGATGGATTCCGCGCCTGAAGCCGCGGACATCCGCGCCATTCATCCGAAGAGTTTGAAACAATCGCGCGAAAAACTTTTCATGTTCCTCACTGGCTGGTCGGGCGGACCGCAACTCTATATCGAATCGCGTGGTCATCCTGCTTTACGAATGCGTCACGCGCCATTCTCCATCGGCGAGACGGAAAGTAGTCAATGGGAATGGTGCATGCACAAAGCGTTGGATGAAATGGACATAGAACCCGCCGTGCGCGATTATCTCAAAGGTCACTTTTCAGACGCGACGAAGTTTTTGAGGAACCGCTGA
- a CDS encoding aminopeptidase P family protein, whose product MTQSRLDKLNASLSTGGLDSVILNPGPTLKYLTGLNFHLMERPVVLFFAKDQIPALVLPELELQKVANLPYKLQVFSYPENPAEWDVAFRKAAQALDLDGKRVGVESRQLRLLEFNYVKNAAPEADFPDAGDALSQLRLRKDRTEVEAMRRAVQIAQSALEATIPFIKIGMSEKEVAAELMMQLFKHGSDPEMPFSPIVSAGPNSANPHASPTERKLQAGDLLVVDWGAARDGYISDLTRTFAVGEVDAEYEKIHKIAQEANAAGRAASKPGVPCANVDKAARDVIEQSGYGKYFTHRTGHGIGMEGHEDPYMRGDNMQLLEPGMAFTVEPGIYLAGRNGVRIEDNVVITDSGADVLSDMPREMRVVG is encoded by the coding sequence ATGACTCAATCACGCTTGGACAAACTCAACGCTTCGCTTTCGACGGGTGGACTTGATTCAGTGATCCTGAATCCGGGTCCAACCCTCAAGTATCTCACCGGGCTGAACTTCCACTTGATGGAGCGTCCCGTCGTTTTGTTTTTTGCAAAAGACCAAATCCCCGCGCTTGTCCTCCCTGAATTGGAATTGCAAAAGGTGGCAAATCTTCCATACAAACTGCAAGTGTTTTCGTATCCCGAAAACCCAGCCGAATGGGATGTGGCGTTCCGCAAGGCGGCGCAGGCTCTCGATCTCGATGGGAAGCGGGTTGGCGTTGAGTCGCGGCAATTGCGTCTGCTGGAATTCAATTATGTGAAGAACGCCGCCCCCGAAGCGGACTTCCCCGACGCGGGCGATGCGCTATCCCAACTCCGCTTACGAAAAGATCGAACGGAAGTGGAAGCCATGCGCCGCGCGGTGCAGATCGCCCAGTCCGCGCTTGAGGCGACGATTCCGTTCATCAAAATTGGCATGAGCGAAAAAGAGGTGGCGGCAGAGTTGATGATGCAATTGTTCAAGCATGGTTCCGATCCTGAAATGCCATTCAGTCCCATCGTTTCAGCGGGACCGAACTCGGCAAATCCGCACGCCTCGCCGACGGAAAGAAAATTACAAGCGGGCGATTTGCTTGTGGTGGATTGGGGCGCGGCGCGCGATGGGTATATCTCCGACCTCACGCGCACGTTTGCAGTGGGTGAGGTGGATGCCGAGTACGAAAAAATCCACAAGATCGCTCAGGAGGCGAACGCGGCTGGTCGCGCCGCCTCGAAGCCGGGCGTCCCATGCGCAAATGTGGACAAAGCCGCGCGCGACGTGATCGAACAATCTGGCTACGGAAAATATTTCACGCATCGCACCGGTCACGGCATTGGCATGGAGGGACACGAAGACCCCTACATGCGCGGCGACAATATGCAATTGCTCGAACCCGGCATGGCGTTCACGGTTGAGCCTGGGATTTATCTGGCTGGACGAAACGGCGTACGCATCGAGGACAATGTTGTCATCACCGACTCGGGCGCGGACGTGTTGTCCGATATGCCGAGGGAGATGCGGGTGGTGGGGTAG
- a CDS encoding SDR family oxidoreductase, with protein sequence MSNSLKNKVVLITGASSGFGEDAAKLFAAEGCKVILTARRLDRLQTLAAEIQSKGGEALAIPVDVSERAEIEVMVQTALDLYRNIDILFNNAGYGAVNWFENLKPERDIETLIRVNLIGTMLVTRAVLPHMLERGEGHVINMVSVAGLIAAPTITSYAASKFGARAFTDALRREVSHLGIKVSGIYPGSRRH encoded by the coding sequence ATGTCAAATTCACTCAAAAACAAAGTCGTCCTCATCACGGGCGCATCCTCTGGATTCGGCGAAGACGCCGCGAAACTTTTTGCCGCAGAAGGATGCAAAGTCATCCTCACCGCGCGCAGGCTCGATAGATTGCAAACGCTCGCGGCTGAGATTCAAAGCAAAGGCGGCGAAGCGCTTGCCATTCCTGTAGATGTTTCAGAACGCGCCGAGATCGAAGTGATGGTGCAGACCGCGCTCGATCTCTATCGCAACATTGACATCCTTTTCAACAACGCGGGCTATGGCGCGGTCAACTGGTTCGAGAATCTCAAACCCGAACGCGACATCGAAACGCTGATCCGCGTCAACCTCATCGGCACGATGCTCGTCACGCGCGCCGTCCTTCCGCACATGCTCGAACGCGGCGAAGGTCACGTCATCAACATGGTGTCTGTCGCTGGTCTTATTGCCGCGCCCACGATCACATCGTATGCCGCCAGCAAATTCGGCGCGCGCGCGTTCACCGACGCGCTTCGCCGCGAAGTGAGTCACCTCGGCATCAAAGTTTCGGGCATTTATCCCGGTTCCCGCCGTCACTGA
- the lon gene encoding endopeptidase La, giving the protein MIEAAVLPLRDLVVFPRMVSPIFIGRESSLLAVEEAQRKGQTVIGLTQRDADIDNPSVEDFLPVGVEMAVGRLLAMPDGSHSALVQGRRRVEVVEFVRSVPYLKVRARVIAEPQTADRQTSALMRSALDLFDRCVQLDRSIPEEAHLFAMNISEPGWLADMLATSLSLNYEAKQSLLMLLDVRGRLQALNKILAQEVDVLELEDEIHSKVQSEVDKSQREFYLREQMRQIQNELGEGDIFTRDANDLKKRLDVANLPDEAKLVAMKELERLNQMPPMAPEVGIIRTYIDWILELPWSNFSPDNLDVKNAGKTLERDHYGLKKAKERILEYIAVRSLKPKKERQPILCFVGPPGVGKTSLGRSIAEALGRKFARVSLGGVRDEAEIRGHRRTYIGALPGRIIQTMKRAGTSNPLFMLDEIDKLYSDFRGDPASAMLEVLDPEQNNTFSDHYLELPFDLSKVMFVTTANSLGSIPSPLLDRMEVIEFPGYIEEEKLEIANRYLIPRQVEENGVEELSLTFEADAVRKIIREYTYEAGVRNLERELGKICRKVARMKAEGKKFESTVKADSIEKYLGPQQVFQPEAERTDEVGVVTSLAWTENGGEIMPVEVAVLEGKGGLQMTGQMGDVMQESGQAALTYIKSRAAELKIDLEVFERMDIHVHMPEGAIPKDGPSAGITMATAIISALTGRPVFKHVGMTGEITLRGRILPIGGVREKVLAAHRAGLKTVILPEKNLKDLTELPKTAKSELKIIPVKHMDDVLQIALGKDAVIEPPRPKKQNKEETQEESE; this is encoded by the coding sequence ATGATCGAAGCCGCGGTGTTGCCGTTGCGCGATCTGGTCGTGTTCCCGCGCATGGTCTCGCCGATTTTTATCGGGCGCGAATCGTCGTTGCTCGCGGTGGAGGAGGCGCAGCGCAAAGGGCAGACCGTGATCGGGCTGACGCAACGCGACGCGGACATTGACAACCCCAGCGTCGAAGATTTTCTGCCCGTTGGCGTGGAGATGGCAGTGGGGCGTTTGCTCGCCATGCCAGACGGCTCGCACTCCGCGCTTGTGCAGGGACGCCGCCGCGTGGAAGTTGTGGAGTTCGTGCGCAGTGTGCCCTATTTGAAAGTGCGAGCCCGCGTCATTGCGGAACCTCAAACTGCCGACCGCCAAACGAGCGCGCTCATGCGTTCGGCTTTGGACCTCTTCGATCGTTGTGTGCAGTTGGATCGTTCGATTCCCGAAGAAGCGCATTTGTTCGCGATGAATATTTCCGAACCTGGCTGGCTTGCGGACATGCTCGCCACGTCGCTGTCGTTGAATTACGAAGCGAAGCAAAGCCTGTTGATGTTGCTCGATGTGCGTGGACGATTGCAAGCACTGAATAAAATTTTGGCGCAAGAAGTGGACGTGTTGGAGCTCGAAGACGAAATCCACTCGAAGGTGCAAAGCGAAGTGGATAAAAGTCAGCGCGAGTTTTATCTGCGCGAGCAGATGCGTCAGATTCAAAACGAGTTGGGCGAAGGCGACATCTTCACGCGCGACGCGAACGACTTGAAGAAGCGACTTGATGTGGCGAATCTTCCCGATGAGGCGAAGTTGGTCGCAATGAAGGAACTCGAACGCCTGAACCAAATGCCGCCGATGGCGCCCGAAGTGGGAATCATCCGCACGTACATTGATTGGATTCTCGAACTGCCGTGGTCGAATTTCTCGCCCGATAATCTCGACGTGAAGAACGCGGGCAAAACGTTGGAGCGCGATCACTACGGACTCAAGAAAGCCAAAGAACGGATTCTGGAATACATCGCCGTCCGTTCGTTGAAGCCGAAGAAAGAACGCCAGCCGATCCTGTGTTTCGTTGGTCCGCCTGGAGTTGGAAAAACATCACTCGGACGTTCGATTGCCGAAGCGCTTGGAAGAAAATTTGCGCGCGTATCGCTTGGCGGCGTGCGCGATGAAGCCGAGATTCGCGGACATCGCCGCACTTACATCGGCGCGTTGCCTGGGCGAATCATCCAAACCATGAAACGGGCGGGGACGTCGAATCCGCTGTTCATGCTGGATGAGATTGACAAGTTGTACTCCGATTTCCGCGGCGACCCCGCTTCGGCGATGCTCGAAGTGCTCGACCCCGAACAGAACAACACGTTCAGCGATCATTATTTGGAATTGCCGTTTGATCTTTCGAAGGTCATGTTTGTCACAACGGCGAATTCGCTGGGAAGTATTCCGTCTCCGTTGTTGGATCGCATGGAAGTGATCGAGTTCCCTGGCTACATCGAAGAAGAGAAACTTGAAATTGCGAACCGCTACTTGATCCCTCGTCAGGTGGAAGAGAATGGCGTGGAGGAACTCAGCCTCACGTTTGAAGCCGACGCAGTGCGGAAGATTATCCGCGAGTACACGTATGAAGCGGGCGTCCGCAATTTGGAACGCGAACTTGGCAAGATTTGTCGCAAGGTGGCGCGTATGAAAGCGGAGGGGAAGAAGTTCGAGTCAACCGTCAAAGCCGATTCGATAGAAAAGTATCTCGGTCCGCAACAAGTCTTCCAGCCCGAAGCCGAACGCACGGATGAAGTGGGCGTGGTCACATCCCTCGCGTGGACGGAAAACGGCGGCGAGATCATGCCCGTCGAGGTCGCGGTTCTCGAGGGCAAAGGCGGATTGCAAATGACGGGTCAGATGGGCGACGTGATGCAAGAGTCGGGTCAAGCCGCGCTGACGTACATCAAATCACGCGCCGCAGAATTGAAAATTGATCTCGAAGTCTTCGAGCGCATGGATATTCACGTCCACATGCCCGAAGGCGCAATTCCGAAAGACGGACCGTCTGCTGGAATTACGATGGCGACCGCGATCATCTCCGCGCTCACGGGTCGTCCCGTGTTCAAACACGTCGGCATGACGGGCGAGATCACTTTACGCGGACGAATCCTTCCCATCGGTGGCGTGCGCGAAAAAGTGCTTGCCGCGCATCGCGCGGGATTGAAGACCGTTATTCTACCTGAAAAGAATCTCAAAGACCTAACCGAACTTCCGAAGACCGCGAAATCAGAATTGAAGATCATCCCAGTCAAGCACATGGATGATGTCTTGCAGATCGCGCTCGGCAAAGATGCGGTCATCGAACCGCCGCGACCGAAGAAGCAGAATAAGGAAGAAACGCAAGAAGAGAGCGAGTAA